From a region of the Thiomicrorhabdus sp. genome:
- a CDS encoding UDP-glucose dehydrogenase family protein: MKINVFGDTISAMVSAGCLAETGNNITLIGKRIGDQAEPGLVELLDNQIESGRLTITDSFDEQAECHIIALEPDDCHNARRIARELAQQALPDSTLVVRSNFTIGLAKELSQTAKLEFAVNPDFAADGHAIQRFTRPDRIIIGTSSEKIKEQLRQIYAPFNRNRDVIINMSPASAELTKYATNAMLATRISLMNELASISENIGADIEEVRLGLGADKRIGRAYLYPGIGFGGDNFTRDLERIQLLLPQAHQNGGQSLLQSVIEINENQKELFFRKLWQHFDCDLQGKTISLWGLGYKPNTTSIQSSASLTLIKAFISQGCSLKLHDPFALDAVKTWVHKHLSPHDQHKVSFHTEMYDATHNSDALCVLTEYKAFWSPDLTQLKENMKTHILLDGRNLYNKYWVEDNQFAYYGVGR, encoded by the coding sequence ATGAAAATTAATGTATTTGGAGACACGATCAGTGCCATGGTGAGTGCCGGTTGTTTAGCTGAAACAGGTAACAACATTACGTTAATTGGAAAACGCATTGGCGATCAAGCTGAACCAGGCCTGGTAGAATTATTAGACAATCAAATAGAATCAGGGCGTTTAACCATTACAGATTCTTTTGATGAACAGGCAGAATGTCACATCATTGCTTTAGAACCGGATGACTGTCATAACGCCAGACGCATTGCTCGCGAACTAGCACAACAAGCTTTGCCAGACAGCACCTTGGTAGTTCGTAGTAACTTTACCATTGGCTTAGCCAAAGAACTTTCGCAAACGGCTAAGTTAGAGTTTGCGGTAAACCCCGACTTTGCAGCTGACGGCCACGCAATTCAACGTTTTACTCGTCCTGATAGAATTATTATTGGTACCTCTAGCGAAAAAATTAAAGAACAGCTTAGACAAATTTATGCACCTTTTAACCGTAATCGCGATGTGATTATTAATATGTCACCCGCTTCAGCAGAGCTCACCAAATATGCTACCAATGCCATGCTGGCAACGCGTATATCTCTAATGAATGAACTTGCCTCTATTTCTGAAAATATTGGTGCGGATATTGAAGAAGTTCGTTTAGGTTTAGGAGCTGACAAACGTATTGGACGCGCTTATCTCTACCCAGGGATTGGTTTTGGTGGAGATAATTTCACCCGTGATTTGGAGCGTATTCAATTACTCTTACCTCAAGCACATCAAAATGGTGGGCAGAGTTTATTGCAGTCGGTCATTGAAATTAATGAAAATCAAAAAGAGCTGTTTTTTAGAAAACTATGGCAACATTTTGATTGTGATTTACAAGGTAAAACCATCTCTCTTTGGGGCTTGGGTTACAAACCGAATACCACCTCAATTCAAAGTTCAGCCAGTTTAACGCTAATCAAAGCCTTTATTAGCCAGGGTTGTTCTCTTAAATTACATGACCCTTTTGCATTAGATGCGGTTAAAACTTGGGTTCACAAACACTTATCGCCACATGATCAACATAAAGTCTCTTTTCACACTGAAATGTACGATGCAACCCATAATTCAGATGCACTTTGTGTGCTAACCGAATATAAAGCCTTTTGGTCGCCTGATTTAACTCAGCTAAAAGAAAACATGAAAACCCACATTCTTTTAGATGGACGTAATCTCTACAATAAATATTGGGTTGAAGACAATCAATTTGCTTATTATGGCGTTGGTCGTTAA
- the lptF gene encoding LPS export ABC transporter permease LptF — MELLNHFNGVDEFLRILDKYIFKELLFTFIAVLLVLLLITFGSEATKLLADAMKGEVPASVVLQLLMLKIPAALEIILPLVALLSVMLAMGRLYQDQEMVVLNSCAIGPRYFKKMTFTFLLPVALITAWISLFLTPWSYQQEREIISQAQTISPIVGLVPGKFNSLPNKQGVLYAKSIDENGQMKAIWLKYQSKDNDLLLVAPQGQFEWVNNRVVLVLKNGYSYSGLHGDKDVTVQKYERFEGYLPELTPAKMHAKIFEKPTLELFGSEDLKEQSMLQWRLITPLGIIVLGLLGLKMSKSGPREGRFGKIFFALVMYILYNQLLVVGRDGISNGGWPVWLGLWPVAVLFTWFALTDFKNLNIKKLIPLRSKPL, encoded by the coding sequence TTGGAATTATTAAATCATTTTAATGGAGTGGATGAGTTTTTGCGAATTCTAGATAAATATATTTTTAAAGAACTGCTATTTACTTTTATTGCGGTTCTTTTGGTATTGCTGTTAATTACTTTTGGTAGTGAAGCAACAAAGTTACTAGCAGATGCAATGAAAGGTGAAGTACCAGCTTCTGTGGTATTACAGCTGTTGATGTTAAAGATTCCTGCGGCTTTAGAAATCATTTTGCCATTAGTCGCATTGTTATCGGTTATGTTGGCAATGGGGCGTTTGTATCAAGATCAAGAGATGGTGGTGTTGAACAGTTGTGCGATAGGCCCACGCTATTTTAAAAAAATGACCTTTACTTTTTTATTGCCAGTGGCATTAATCACCGCTTGGATTAGCTTGTTTTTAACCCCTTGGAGTTACCAGCAAGAACGTGAAATTATTTCTCAAGCTCAAACCATATCGCCTATTGTGGGTTTAGTACCAGGTAAGTTTAACTCTTTACCCAATAAACAAGGTGTGTTGTACGCTAAGTCAATTGATGAAAACGGTCAAATGAAAGCAATATGGTTAAAGTATCAATCTAAAGACAATGACTTACTTTTGGTTGCCCCGCAAGGACAGTTTGAATGGGTTAATAACAGAGTCGTTTTAGTTTTAAAAAATGGTTATAGCTACAGCGGATTACATGGTGACAAGGATGTTACGGTACAAAAGTATGAGCGTTTTGAAGGTTATTTACCTGAGTTAACCCCGGCAAAAATGCATGCTAAGATTTTTGAAAAACCCACTCTGGAACTATTTGGCTCCGAAGATTTAAAAGAACAATCCATGTTGCAGTGGCGTTTAATCACTCCTTTAGGCATTATTGTATTAGGTTTATTAGGACTGAAAATGAGTAAGTCAGGGCCAAGAGAAGGGCGTTTTGGCAAGATATTTTTTGCGTTGGTCATGTATATTTTGTACAACCAGTTATTAGTAGTTGGACGAGATGGCATCTCTAACGGCGGTTGGCCAGTGTGGTTAGGTTTATGGCCTGTTGCGGTATTATTTACTTGGTTTGCATTGACGGATTTTAAAAACCTAAATATTAAAAAGCTAATTCCATTAAGGAGTAAGCCATTATGA
- a CDS encoding phosphomannomutase, translating to MKKLPAFKAYDIRGIVPQDLNTELAYKIGRAFASEFTPKTIVIGHDIRLESPELSEALCNGLMDSGVDIFHLGLCGTEEVYFGTSHYETDGGIMVTASHNPKGHNGMKMVSKGSQPISGDSGLKAIESRILNDDYIALAEQKGSMHSKTDKTAYIEHLLSYIEVDKLPDFTIVVNAGNGAAGPTFDQLAEKLPFNIIRLHHEADGNFPHGVPNPMIVENRAITSETILANNADFGVAWDGDFDRCFLFDKEGNFIEGYYLVGLLAETLLKKHPGEKIVHDPRLTWNTIDQVKKAGGVPIQSKTGHAFIKERMRKEDAIYGGEMSAHHYFKDFAYCDSGMIPWLLIAELMRTTGKSLSDLIKERMQAYPCSGELNYKVNDSAKILAAVQEKYRAENPVLDETDGVSLEFAEWRMNIRLSNTEPLLRLNIESRGDAELVAQKVKDIEAIIYSE from the coding sequence ATGAAAAAACTTCCTGCTTTTAAAGCCTACGACATTCGAGGCATAGTGCCACAAGATTTAAATACTGAGTTGGCCTATAAAATTGGCCGAGCTTTTGCCAGTGAATTCACTCCTAAAACCATAGTAATTGGTCACGATATCCGTTTAGAAAGCCCAGAACTTTCTGAAGCTTTATGCAATGGTTTAATGGATTCTGGCGTAGATATTTTTCATTTAGGTTTATGTGGTACCGAAGAAGTTTATTTTGGCACCTCGCACTATGAGACTGATGGCGGAATCATGGTTACCGCCAGCCATAATCCAAAAGGCCATAACGGCATGAAAATGGTCTCAAAAGGCTCACAACCAATCAGTGGAGACTCTGGTTTAAAGGCTATTGAGAGCCGTATACTGAATGATGATTACATTGCCCTTGCAGAACAAAAAGGTTCTATGCATTCTAAAACAGACAAAACAGCTTATATTGAACACCTATTAAGCTATATTGAAGTTGATAAATTACCAGATTTTACCATTGTGGTGAACGCAGGTAACGGAGCCGCAGGGCCAACGTTTGACCAGCTGGCTGAAAAGCTACCTTTCAACATCATTAGATTACACCACGAAGCCGATGGCAACTTTCCACATGGCGTACCTAACCCAATGATTGTTGAAAACCGAGCCATTACTTCTGAGACCATTTTAGCCAACAATGCCGATTTTGGTGTCGCTTGGGATGGTGACTTTGACCGTTGTTTTTTATTTGATAAAGAGGGTAACTTTATTGAAGGTTATTACCTAGTTGGTTTACTTGCAGAAACGCTTTTAAAGAAACATCCTGGTGAAAAAATTGTGCATGACCCACGTTTAACTTGGAACACGATTGACCAAGTGAAAAAAGCGGGTGGAGTACCTATTCAATCTAAAACAGGGCATGCTTTTATTAAAGAACGCATGCGTAAAGAAGATGCTATTTACGGTGGTGAAATGTCTGCACACCATTACTTTAAAGACTTTGCCTACTGTGATAGCGGTATGATTCCTTGGTTATTAATTGCCGAACTGATGCGAACAACGGGCAAAAGCTTATCTGATTTAATTAAAGAGAGAATGCAAGCCTACCCTTGCAGTGGCGAGTTAAATTACAAAGTAAATGACAGTGCTAAAATTTTAGCGGCTGTGCAAGAAAAATACCGTGCCGAAAACCCAGTTTTAGATGAAACCGATGGTGTGAGCTTAGAGTTTGCAGAATGGCGTATGAATATTCGTTTATCAAACACTGAACCTTTACTGCGTTTAAATATCGAATCTCGCGGTGATGCAGAACTGGTTGCCCAAAAAGTTAAAGATATTGAGGCGATTATTTATAGTGAATAA
- the lptG gene encoding LPS export ABC transporter permease LptG: MNRIERYLGSVVLSYTLLVLLVLMVIFSFFEFMNQVGKLTDTYTLTLGAFYTLLKVPVYSYEVFPIALLIGTLMGLGSLANQSELTVLRVTGWSIRRILWAVLKTAFLMWLVMALIGEFVAPNSEAYAKKMRAEALNQTFSIGSSDGLWIRDDAQYIHVGRIISSTELRDIEVYALDNGRVQSLLQAQNANFDGVWKFHKVKQVDLGLIAQPESGLNKLNYASKQFDEISQSFPLKPEDLTNLDIETRYLSGWDLYHYISFLKANGLDASAYLLSFWRKVATPLMVLAMIMVVFPLIFGSMRQVSVGQRIFLGVMIGMGFHLINQLIGNVAVVYQLPVVLAAVGPSLILLLISWFWLRKVD; the protein is encoded by the coding sequence ATGAATCGCATAGAGCGTTATTTGGGTAGTGTTGTACTCAGTTACACTTTATTAGTGTTGTTGGTTCTGATGGTGATATTTTCTTTTTTTGAATTTATGAACCAGGTTGGTAAATTAACCGATACCTATACCTTAACCTTAGGAGCTTTTTATACCCTATTAAAAGTGCCTGTTTATAGTTATGAAGTTTTTCCTATTGCGCTATTAATTGGTACTTTAATGGGCTTAGGTAGCTTAGCTAATCAGTCTGAACTTACCGTTCTAAGGGTAACAGGCTGGTCTATAAGACGTATTTTATGGGCAGTTTTAAAAACGGCATTTTTAATGTGGTTGGTTATGGCATTAATTGGTGAGTTTGTGGCACCAAATAGTGAAGCCTACGCCAAGAAAATGCGAGCAGAAGCCTTAAATCAAACCTTTTCTATAGGCTCTTCAGATGGCTTGTGGATTAGAGATGATGCTCAATATATCCATGTTGGTCGTATTATCTCAAGTACCGAGTTAAGAGATATTGAAGTATATGCACTTGATAATGGCAGAGTGCAAAGTTTGCTGCAGGCACAAAATGCTAACTTTGATGGTGTTTGGAAGTTTCATAAAGTAAAACAAGTTGATCTGGGTTTAATTGCTCAGCCAGAAAGTGGTTTAAATAAACTCAATTATGCCAGTAAGCAGTTTGATGAAATTAGTCAATCATTTCCTCTTAAACCTGAAGACTTGACTAACTTAGATATTGAAACTCGTTATTTAAGTGGCTGGGATCTTTATCATTACATCTCTTTCTTAAAAGCCAATGGGTTAGATGCGAGTGCGTATTTGCTTTCATTCTGGCGAAAAGTAGCGACTCCTTTAATGGTGTTAGCCATGATTATGGTGGTGTTTCCACTAATCTTTGGGTCTATGCGTCAGGTAAGTGTTGGGCAACGTATTTTCTTAGGTGTGATGATTGGTATGGGCTTTCATTTAATCAATCAGCTTATAGGTAATGTAGCGGTGGTTTACCAGTTACCTGTGGTGTTAGCAGCAGTAGGGCCATCGTTAATTTTATTATTGATATCTTGGTTTTGGTTACGCAAAGTCGATTAG